Proteins encoded together in one Entelurus aequoreus isolate RoL-2023_Sb linkage group LG20, RoL_Eaeq_v1.1, whole genome shotgun sequence window:
- the LOC133635514 gene encoding uncharacterized protein LOC133635514, with translation MCERTIAEYEEELCPTKEEKERQHQLLDAVFKKHQVVLHITDVQQPPHIKKEEKEVCLSQEGECLLGRQEADLTVVSVKTEDHEDKPPQSSQLHHSPTITSECGGPLECSDQRELYSTQQALDLILDQVNPCDSDGEDIALQLSSDSEISSDEETLPPPEKRGRLETNTWPTEKAKDGTVWCEEQVGRPLPHSPIESFATDGEPSALVRKTVSSRLQSFLCLVTPDMLRTIQECTVQHGRHTQHGNWFIDLPELMAFIAVLILRGVIRLPSLQDAWSAKLGHSLIIGIMARNRFQDIMRHLRFDDKGTRSGRVGTDRFAAISDVWGSFVANCITSYTPGRNITIGEQLFQTKTRCCFLQYIAAKPDKIGIKFWVACDSKSKYVCNIIPYLGKDPSCPRGDRLSENVAMKLMEPFMDKGRTVTTDNVFTSLSLAQRLLSRKTTLLGTVNKIRRELPESAKETLGRKEFSTRVFSTSSATLTVYAPKRRKTVCILSSMHRVVETRHTRKKKPNTLSDFNSRKGGVEVMDQMVREYTVRSGTRRWPVAVFYNMIDIAVLNAYVLYQACTGVKERRLDFLVELASELAESFVGVKKANKGNLLRQQPPTPGQGKRAMCQVNCRCKNNHATVRCVDCYKYTCGKCRKEMEWQCQVCSDNVEG, from the exons atgtgcgaaagaacgatagcagagtacgaggaggaactttgtccaacaaaagaggagaaggagcgacaacatcaactactggacgctgttttcaagaaacatcaagttgtgttacacataacag atgTTCAGCAGCctccccacattaaaaaggaagagaagGAAGTGTGcctcagtcaggagggagagtgtcttctagggcggcaggaggctgatctcactgTCGtttctgtgaagactgaagaccatgaagacaaaccacctcagtcctcacagcttcatcacagtccaa CCATTACATcggaatgtggtggaccacttgaaTGCTCAGATCAAAGGGAGTTGTACAGCACCCAGCAGGCTTTGGACTTAATCCTGGACCAAGTGAACCCTTGTGACTCCGATGGAGAAGACATAGCCCTTCAGCTGAGTTCAGACTCTGAAATTTCTTCTG ATGAGGAGACTTTACCGCCACCAGAAAAGAGAGGtcgactggagacaaacacttgGCCAACAGAAAAAGCAAAAGACGGCACAGTGTGGTGTGAAGAACAGGTCGGGAGGCCTCTCCCTCACAGCCCAATTGAATCTTTCGCCACAGATGGAGAGCCATCTGCTTTGGTCCGAAAAACGGTGTCGAGTCGCTTACAGAGCTTCCTCTGTTTAGTCACTCCTGACATGCTTCGAACCATTCAGGAGTGTACTGTTCAGCATGGACGCCATACACAGCATGGAAATTGGTTCATCGACCTTCCTGAACTAATGGCGTTTATTGCTGTCCTCATCCTGCGCGGGGTGATCAGACTTCCATCGTTGCAAGACGCATGGTCAGCAAAGCTGGGACACTCACTGATCATCGGCATTATGGCCCGAAACCGCTTCCAAGACATCATGCGACACCTACGCTTCGATGACAAGGGCACGCGCAGTGGAAGAGTTGGAACTGACAGGTTTGCTGCAATCTCCGATGTTTGGGGGTCCTTTGTTGCCAACTGCATCACATCCTACACACCAGGCAGGAACATCACCATTGGCGAGCAACTTTTTCAAACTAAGACCCGCTGCTGTTTCCTGCAGTACATTGCAGCGAAACCTGACAAGATTGGCATCAAGTTCTGGGTGGCATGTGACTCGAAATCCAAGTATGTGTGCAATATCATCCCATATCTTGGCAAAGACCCCAGTTGTCCTAGGGGGGATAGACTGTCAGAAAATGTGGCGATGAAGCTCATGGAACCATTCATGGACAAAGGAAGAACGGTTACCACAGACAACGTCTTCACATCTTTGTCACTTGCGCAACGACTGCTCAGCCGGAAGACAACCCTCCTCGGCACAGTCAACAAGATTCGCCGGGAGCTTCCAGAATCAGCGAAAGAGACTCTTGGCCGCAAGGAATTCAGCACTCGAGTGTTTTCAACTTCTAGTGCCACACTGACGGTTTATGCGCCAAAACGGAGGAAGACCGTCTGCATCCTCAGCAGCATGCACAGAGTGGTGGAGACTCGGCACACCCGGAAAAAAAAGCCAAACACACTCTCCGACTTCAACAGCAGGAAGGGCGGTGTGGAGGTGATGGACCAGATGGTGCGAGAGTACACTGTGCGCTCAGGAACACGGCGATGGCCAGTCGCTGTGTTTTACAACATGATTGACATTGCGGTGCTGAATGCATACGTGCTTTACCAGGCATGTACTGGGGTCAAGGAGAGACGACTGGACTTCCTGGTGGAGCTAGCAAGCGAGCTTGCTGAGTCATTTGTGGGAGTCAAAAAGGCGAATAAGGGCAACCTTCTTCGGCAACAACCTCCCACGCCTGGCCAAGGGAAAAGGGCAATGTGCCAGGTGAACTGTCGGTGCAAGAACAATCACGCCACTGTGCGCTGTGTTGATTGCTACAAGTACACATGTGGCAAATGCAGAAAGGAGATGGAGTGGCAGTGCCAAGTCTGTTCAGACAATGTCGAGGGTTGA